One genomic window of Microbacterium sp. BH-3-3-3 includes the following:
- a CDS encoding nuclear transport factor 2 family protein gives MTNYAAFRSLTLTLVKAGRRVGWSSRVTNKSATKEWQTVNHEDLARHLIALERRVEDLESIQAIAALHHKYIRDLAARDWRAVSSAYTEDALCDIRHHGVHRGREAIDAMFTRDLVPVVQSNDGYILSSPDIVVDGDAARGTWTWHRLQADFKTSLGMLRVWGPWSEGRYETEYVRANGEWKISKLWFRVHAPDHDEEMVEVGAAGGVIGGGLRRR, from the coding sequence TTGACGAACTACGCCGCGTTCCGTAGTCTGACATTGACGCTGGTCAAGGCAGGGCGGCGGGTTGGTTGGTCGTCTCGAGTGACCAACAAGTCGGCAACGAAGGAGTGGCAGACGGTGAATCACGAGGATCTGGCGCGGCATCTGATCGCACTGGAGCGAAGGGTCGAGGATCTCGAGTCGATTCAGGCCATAGCCGCGCTTCATCACAAGTACATTCGCGACCTGGCGGCGCGCGATTGGCGAGCGGTGTCTTCCGCCTACACCGAGGACGCGCTTTGCGACATCCGTCATCATGGAGTGCACCGAGGTCGTGAGGCCATCGATGCCATGTTCACGAGGGACTTGGTTCCTGTCGTGCAGAGCAACGATGGGTACATTCTGTCGTCGCCGGACATCGTGGTCGATGGAGATGCAGCGCGCGGCACATGGACCTGGCATCGACTGCAGGCGGACTTCAAGACTTCGCTCGGCATGCTTCGCGTTTGGGGGCCGTGGTCGGAAGGCCGTTACGAGACTGAGTACGTCCGCGCGAACGGCGAATGGAAGATCTCCAAACTCTGGTTCCGCGTTCACGCGCCCGATCATGACGAAGAGATGGTCGAGGTCGGTGCTGCTGGTGGCGTCATCGGGGGCGGTCTGCGACGGCGTTGA
- a CDS encoding cyclic GMP-AMP synthase DncV-like nucleotidyltransferase translates to MEHVSHFNTFLIDVVNLPDYKLTHLDERTGRLFDALRRADLGVRVKLMKKQGSWAQRTIIQPAEDAEFDADFMLELEERDGWTPLDYHTAVFDTLSAYCDAQGMSVPAESKNGREERIGDN, encoded by the coding sequence ATGGAGCACGTTTCGCACTTCAACACCTTCCTGATCGACGTCGTCAACTTGCCGGACTATAAGTTGACGCATCTCGACGAGCGAACTGGAAGACTTTTCGACGCGCTCAGGCGTGCCGATCTCGGGGTCCGGGTCAAGTTGATGAAGAAGCAGGGGTCGTGGGCGCAACGAACCATCATCCAGCCGGCCGAAGATGCAGAGTTCGACGCAGACTTCATGCTCGAACTCGAAGAGCGCGACGGGTGGACACCACTCGACTACCACACTGCGGTCTTTGACACGCTCAGCGCATACTGTGATGCACAGGGAATGAGCGTTCCCGCGGAGTCGAAGAACGGGCGTGAGGAACGAATCGGTGACAACTGA
- a CDS encoding LLM class flavin-dependent oxidoreductase, with protein MMVLTTFVMPLGYHRNSWCRQGSRAEEVPGLDLLTDIARTAENAKLDALFFGDVVHATPTLRGDTMMNGFYEPMTTLSALAARTRHIGLIGTLSTSLMDPYNVARMLASLDHLSAGRAGWNIVTSGDGYQNFGFAETPDPAQRYHRAQEFVEVVKQLWDSWSDDAVVVDRSERRWLDTAKLRRIDFAGDYFTVEGPLNMPRPPQGHPVLVQAGSSGPGMALGTSVADAIYTAQPDFDQAVSFYASSKSMIAANGRDPDAVKIIPGIVPVVASTQREADEIAAELSSFLDVEQGRLQIAGDLKVDLSDLDLDEPVPAERFDQVPQRSSRQEIYRRKSVEQELSLRDLIHDRARSTGHQWIAGTPATIADRMQKWFETPACDGFNLNSPFNPEGFERICSMLVPELQNRGLFRTEYEGTQLRDHLGLARPGLQF; from the coding sequence ATGATGGTTCTCACGACGTTCGTGATGCCGCTTGGCTACCACCGCAACAGCTGGTGTCGTCAAGGGAGCCGCGCAGAGGAGGTGCCGGGACTCGACCTGCTCACCGATATCGCGCGAACGGCCGAGAACGCCAAGCTCGACGCGCTGTTCTTCGGTGACGTAGTTCACGCGACACCTACGTTGCGTGGCGACACGATGATGAACGGCTTCTATGAGCCGATGACGACGCTTTCAGCATTGGCCGCGCGAACTCGCCATATCGGTCTCATCGGGACCCTGTCTACGTCCCTCATGGATCCGTACAACGTTGCGAGGATGCTTGCGTCGCTGGACCACCTCTCGGCGGGGCGCGCAGGTTGGAACATCGTGACTTCGGGCGATGGCTATCAGAACTTCGGCTTCGCAGAGACCCCTGACCCAGCGCAGAGGTATCATCGGGCACAGGAGTTCGTCGAGGTCGTCAAGCAACTATGGGACAGTTGGTCCGATGACGCAGTGGTCGTGGATCGCTCCGAGCGTCGGTGGCTCGATACCGCAAAACTGCGCAGGATCGACTTCGCGGGCGACTACTTCACGGTGGAGGGGCCGCTGAATATGCCCCGGCCGCCGCAGGGTCACCCGGTGCTTGTGCAAGCCGGTTCCTCCGGTCCCGGCATGGCATTGGGGACGTCGGTGGCAGATGCCATCTACACCGCCCAGCCGGACTTCGACCAAGCGGTCTCGTTCTATGCCTCGAGCAAGTCCATGATCGCTGCGAATGGGCGCGACCCCGACGCCGTGAAGATCATCCCGGGGATCGTGCCCGTGGTCGCATCTACACAGCGTGAGGCTGACGAGATTGCGGCCGAGTTGAGCTCCTTCCTCGATGTCGAGCAGGGGCGACTGCAGATTGCAGGCGACCTCAAGGTGGATCTATCTGACCTCGACCTCGATGAACCCGTCCCTGCTGAGCGGTTTGATCAGGTTCCGCAGCGATCCAGCCGCCAGGAGATCTATCGTCGCAAGTCGGTCGAGCAGGAACTGTCTTTGCGCGATCTCATTCACGATCGAGCGCGGTCGACAGGGCATCAGTGGATTGCCGGCACGCCGGCAACGATCGCGGACCGGATGCAGAAGTGGTTCGAAACTCCCGCGTGTGACGGGTTCAATCTCAATTCTCCCTTTAACCCCGAGGGGTTTGAGCGGATCTGTTCCATGCTCGTCCCTGAACTGCAGAACCGGGGTCTGTTTCGGACGGAGTACGAGGGCACACAGCTGAGAGACCATCTCGGACTTGCGCGACCCGGTCTCCAGTTTTGA
- a CDS encoding aldehyde dehydrogenase family protein — MTTATALLDAITVRESHGRAIPDAATRETIGYAPVHGLADLDSAVTAARSAQPAWAALGHAERSRILHRIADDIEARAEELAVILSREQGKPLDGPNARFEVGAAAAWTRGAADTVLEPEVVFENGTSRAEVHYDPLGVVGAIGPWNWPIMISVWQVAPSLRMGNTVVVKPSEYTPLSVLALCEVFNAHLPEGVLSVVVGDREVGAAIAKHPGLDKIMFTGSTATGRKIIESSAQNLARLTLELGGNDAGIVLPGTDVSKIAQDLFWGIFINTGQTCAALKRLYVHDSVYDSVVDALSRLASTMPMGPGLEEGNVLGPLQNQRQFDIVSRLIEEARSGGAKVVTGGAPAEELGPLFYQPTVVVDIADDASLVVEEQFGPVIPVLRYFDIDDAVARANSSSQGLGASVWSADIDAALDVAARLQAGTVWINQHGALNPQVPFGGTKQSGYGQEFGVAGLKAVAAPKVISR, encoded by the coding sequence ATGACCACCGCGACTGCTCTTCTCGACGCCATCACAGTCCGCGAGAGCCACGGGCGGGCGATCCCGGACGCAGCGACCCGGGAGACGATCGGCTACGCGCCCGTACACGGGCTGGCCGATCTCGATTCGGCCGTGACGGCGGCCCGGAGCGCTCAACCGGCGTGGGCTGCTCTCGGCCACGCTGAGCGCAGTCGAATCCTCCATCGAATCGCTGACGACATCGAAGCGCGCGCCGAGGAACTCGCGGTGATCCTCTCCCGCGAACAGGGCAAACCGCTCGACGGCCCCAACGCCCGTTTCGAGGTCGGCGCCGCAGCCGCCTGGACGAGGGGCGCCGCAGATACCGTTCTCGAACCCGAGGTCGTCTTCGAGAACGGCACCTCCCGTGCCGAGGTGCACTACGACCCGCTCGGGGTGGTCGGAGCGATCGGTCCGTGGAACTGGCCGATCATGATCTCGGTCTGGCAGGTCGCACCCTCGCTGCGGATGGGCAACACTGTGGTCGTGAAGCCGAGCGAGTACACGCCCCTGTCGGTTCTCGCTCTCTGCGAAGTGTTCAACGCGCATCTTCCCGAAGGGGTCCTGTCGGTGGTGGTCGGGGACCGCGAAGTCGGCGCGGCGATCGCGAAGCACCCCGGGCTCGACAAGATCATGTTCACGGGTTCCACCGCGACGGGCAGGAAGATCATCGAATCGTCGGCCCAGAACCTCGCCCGACTCACCTTGGAGCTCGGAGGCAACGATGCCGGCATCGTGCTACCGGGAACGGACGTGTCGAAGATCGCCCAGGACCTCTTCTGGGGCATCTTCATCAACACCGGGCAGACGTGCGCTGCGCTCAAGCGACTGTACGTGCACGATTCCGTCTACGACTCCGTCGTGGATGCCCTTTCTCGGCTCGCCTCGACGATGCCGATGGGGCCAGGACTCGAGGAGGGGAACGTCCTCGGACCTCTTCAGAATCAGAGGCAGTTCGACATCGTTAGCCGCCTCATCGAAGAGGCGCGGTCCGGAGGGGCCAAAGTCGTCACAGGCGGTGCACCCGCCGAAGAACTCGGTCCGCTCTTCTACCAGCCCACAGTCGTCGTCGACATCGCAGACGACGCTTCTCTCGTCGTCGAGGAGCAGTTCGGCCCGGTCATTCCCGTGCTGCGGTACTTCGACATCGACGACGCGGTCGCACGGGCGAACAGCTCGTCGCAGGGGCTCGGGGCGTCCGTCTGGTCGGCTGACATCGATGCAGCTCTCGACGTAGCCGCTCGTCTGCAGGCTGGGACTGTGTGGATCAATCAGCATGGCGCGCTCAATCCACAGGTTCCGTTCGGCGGCACCAAACAGTCCGGATACGGCCAGGAGTTCGGCGTAGCGGGGCTCAAAGCCGTCGCGGCTCCGAAAGTTATCTCGCGATGA
- a CDS encoding GNAT family N-acetyltransferase has product MTIEILPATGDRFDDAETALDSGDGPECQCQWWLLPNGPWKEASVDQRTELFRAELDGPRPPGLIAYVDGEPAGWVRVGPRVAQPRLLRTRDVTSSPAESLDADDVWAVSCFVVRTQHRGRGLAAKLLDAAIFTAREAGARVVEGYPLDPKAAKRSSNQLFRGTVSVFEDAGFTIVDRPKPDRALVSLTLRD; this is encoded by the coding sequence ATGACCATCGAGATCCTCCCCGCGACCGGCGACCGCTTCGACGACGCCGAGACGGCGCTCGACAGCGGTGACGGCCCCGAGTGCCAATGCCAGTGGTGGCTGCTGCCGAACGGCCCCTGGAAAGAGGCGTCCGTCGATCAGCGCACCGAGCTGTTTCGCGCCGAGCTCGACGGGCCGCGCCCGCCGGGCCTCATCGCCTACGTCGACGGCGAGCCCGCGGGATGGGTGCGCGTCGGCCCCCGTGTCGCGCAGCCCCGTCTGCTGCGCACACGCGACGTGACCTCGTCGCCCGCCGAGAGCCTCGACGCCGATGATGTCTGGGCGGTCTCGTGCTTCGTCGTGCGCACGCAGCACCGCGGGCGGGGCCTCGCGGCGAAGCTGCTGGATGCCGCGATCTTCACCGCCCGAGAAGCCGGCGCCCGGGTGGTCGAGGGGTATCCCCTCGACCCGAAAGCGGCGAAGCGCTCGTCGAACCAGCTCTTCCGCGGCACGGTGTCGGTGTTCGAAGACGCGGGGTTCACCATCGTCGACCGGCCGAAGCCCGACCGCGCGCTCGTCTCGCTCACCCTGCGGGACTGA
- a CDS encoding cupin domain-containing protein has protein sequence MPDQFITASTQDHTKREPFEVGEVQWVRRPGEGGREELAAGYWFITPAQTPGPMVVEAHADETIYIIEGRVRIEPEGSEAFEVAAGGSASMNKGVSATWTVLEPTVEFFVYS, from the coding sequence ATGCCTGATCAGTTCATCACCGCCAGCACGCAGGACCACACGAAAAGAGAGCCCTTCGAAGTCGGCGAGGTGCAGTGGGTGCGTCGTCCAGGGGAGGGCGGACGCGAGGAGCTCGCCGCCGGTTACTGGTTCATCACACCGGCCCAGACGCCTGGACCGATGGTGGTGGAGGCGCACGCCGATGAGACCATCTACATCATCGAAGGCCGAGTGCGGATCGAGCCCGAGGGCTCGGAGGCGTTCGAGGTCGCGGCCGGTGGATCCGCTTCGATGAACAAGGGTGTATCGGCGACGTGGACCGTGCTCGAGCCGACCGTCGAGTTCTTCGTGTACTCGTGA
- a CDS encoding APC family permease: MSSKNETTTMTSAERGDSDDRTSLRKGAVGVLGILFFVLSAQAPLTGIAGALPLTILLGNGAGAPGAYLLIGIIIVIFAVGFIAMSRRIDGKGAFYAYVSAGLGRRTGTGSAWLAIVAYATVQAAMYGLYGASFSGLLATFGVVVPWWVPVIVTIVLVQGLGSLNIELGARVLAVLVGLEVAILLAFAVGTFVLGGGPEGAIDVASSFSPAAVMSGAPGVALMFAVASMFGFESTAIYSGEAKDPRRTVARATYLSVGVIALFFSFVSWMFISFYGADAAVVAAEEAVVSGDSTVFVFNALVGILGAWSGPVAGVLLVTSLFAGILAFHNGINRYIHALATQRSLPHALARTNRQSAPHAAAWVQSILAVLMILPFVVLGLDPVLTLFSWFSGLAVAALITLYVLCSIAVITYSVSNPGGGAWQTRVAPAVAAVLLLGVLTLVVTNFTSLIGGEVTTAAVLLAVVPVAFAIGFATERGRSADATSSAFDKETT, encoded by the coding sequence ATGTCCTCAAAAAACGAAACCACTACCATGACCTCCGCTGAGCGAGGTGATTCTGACGACCGCACATCACTTCGCAAGGGGGCCGTCGGGGTACTCGGGATTCTCTTCTTCGTCCTCTCTGCTCAAGCCCCGCTCACTGGCATCGCCGGTGCCTTGCCGCTGACGATCCTGCTCGGCAACGGGGCGGGCGCGCCCGGTGCGTACCTGCTCATCGGCATCATCATCGTCATCTTCGCCGTCGGCTTCATCGCCATGTCACGTCGGATCGACGGGAAGGGTGCCTTTTACGCATATGTGTCCGCCGGGCTGGGGCGCAGGACGGGCACAGGTTCCGCATGGCTGGCGATCGTCGCCTACGCGACCGTCCAGGCGGCAATGTACGGTCTGTACGGCGCGAGTTTCAGCGGGCTTCTCGCCACCTTCGGTGTCGTCGTGCCTTGGTGGGTTCCGGTGATCGTCACCATCGTTCTCGTGCAGGGCCTGGGCTCGCTCAACATCGAGCTGGGTGCGCGGGTCCTCGCTGTGCTGGTCGGCCTGGAGGTCGCGATACTGCTCGCCTTCGCGGTGGGCACGTTCGTCCTGGGCGGCGGCCCCGAGGGGGCGATCGATGTGGCCTCGAGCTTCTCGCCGGCGGCGGTGATGTCCGGAGCGCCGGGCGTGGCGCTCATGTTCGCCGTCGCCTCCATGTTCGGGTTCGAATCCACGGCCATCTACTCCGGCGAAGCCAAGGATCCTCGCCGCACCGTGGCGCGCGCGACCTACCTCTCCGTCGGCGTCATCGCGCTGTTCTTCTCTTTCGTATCGTGGATGTTCATCTCGTTCTATGGTGCGGACGCCGCGGTGGTCGCTGCAGAAGAAGCCGTCGTCTCCGGTGACTCGACTGTCTTCGTATTCAACGCACTCGTCGGCATACTCGGCGCCTGGTCCGGACCCGTGGCCGGTGTCCTCCTCGTCACTTCCCTCTTCGCAGGCATCCTGGCCTTCCATAACGGCATCAACCGATACATCCACGCGCTGGCGACGCAGCGTTCCCTGCCGCACGCCCTCGCTCGCACCAATCGCCAGAGCGCACCCCACGCGGCCGCATGGGTTCAGTCGATTCTCGCGGTGCTGATGATCCTGCCGTTCGTCGTGCTCGGTCTCGACCCCGTGCTCACCCTGTTCTCGTGGTTCAGCGGACTCGCCGTCGCTGCCCTGATCACGCTGTACGTTCTGTGCTCCATCGCCGTGATCACCTACTCGGTGAGCAACCCGGGAGGTGGAGCGTGGCAGACGCGAGTCGCACCTGCCGTTGCGGCAGTGCTGCTACTCGGGGTGCTCACCCTCGTGGTGACCAACTTCACCTCTCTCATCGGCGGTGAAGTGACGACCGCCGCCGTCCTTCTCGCTGTCGTGCCGGTCGCATTCGCGATCGGATTCGCCACCGAGCGAGGCCGCTCAGCCGACGCGACCTCATCCGCATTCGACAAGGAGACAACATGA
- a CDS encoding IS3 family transposase (programmed frameshift): MPGPYPREFREDVVAVARRRESGVTIKQIATDFGISEATLQNWLRQADVEEGNRPGQTAADASEARELKKRIRLLEQENEVLRKAAAYLAGESAPRWLPKMTYPLVAELADAGIPVTVSCRVLKLARQPYYRWRNDPIRDADVLRAYRINALHDAHHEDPTFGYRYLADEARRAGWRMSRRTAWKLCSQSGILSSAQRRRRGKGKKAGPPVFDDHVQRVFRADAPNRLWLTDITEHWTSEGKLYCCAIKDVFSNRIVGYSISDRMTAKLAVNAVRNAIARRGEVAGCILHADRGSQFRSRAMARELRRHDMVGSMGRVGAAGDNAAMESFWSLLQTNVLNQQRWATRQELRLAIVVWIERKYHRQRAQDTLGGLTPIEFEAKLTEPLTLAA; encoded by the exons ATGCCCGGTCCCTATCCCAGAGAGTTCCGCGAGGACGTTGTCGCGGTCGCTCGTCGCCGTGAGAGCGGCGTCACCATCAAACAGATCGCCACCGATTTCGGTATCAGCGAAGCAACGCTGCAGAACTGGCTCCGCCAGGCCGATGTCGAGGAGGGAAACCGTCCCGGTCAGACCGCCGCCGACGCTTCTGAGGCGCGGGAGTTGAAGAAGCGGATCCGGTTGCTCGAGCAGGAGAACGAGGTGCTCCGGAAGGCCGCGGCGTATCTG GCAGGCGAATCTGCGCCTCGGTGGCTCCCCAAAATGACGTACCCGCTCGTTGCTGAGCTCGCCGACGCGGGGATCCCCGTGACGGTGTCGTGCCGGGTTCTCAAGCTCGCCCGCCAGCCCTACTACCGGTGGCGAAACGACCCGATCCGCGATGCGGACGTGCTTCGGGCGTATCGGATCAACGCGCTGCACGATGCGCACCACGAGGACCCAACGTTCGGATACCGATACCTCGCCGACGAGGCGCGTCGAGCCGGGTGGCGGATGAGCCGGCGGACGGCGTGGAAGCTGTGCTCGCAATCCGGAATCCTGTCGTCCGCGCAACGCCGGCGCCGCGGGAAGGGCAAGAAGGCCGGCCCGCCCGTGTTCGACGACCACGTGCAACGCGTGTTCCGCGCTGACGCCCCGAACCGGCTCTGGCTCACGGACATCACGGAGCACTGGACGAGCGAAGGCAAGCTCTACTGCTGCGCGATCAAGGACGTGTTCTCCAACCGCATCGTCGGCTACTCGATCTCGGATCGGATGACCGCGAAGCTCGCCGTCAACGCCGTCCGAAACGCCATCGCGCGCCGCGGTGAGGTCGCCGGGTGCATCCTGCACGCCGATAGGGGGAGCCAGTTTCGAAGCAGGGCGATGGCCCGCGAGCTGCGGCGCCACGACATGGTCGGATCGATGGGCCGCGTCGGCGCAGCCGGCGACAACGCGGCTATGGAGAGCTTCTGGTCACTGCTGCAAACGAACGTCCTCAACCAGCAACGGTGGGCCACCAGGCAGGAGCTGCGCCTCGCGATCGTCGTCTGGATCGAGCGAAAGTACCACCGACAGCGAGCCCAGGACACCCTCGGCGGCTTGACGCCCATCGAGTTCGAGGCCAAGCTAACCGAGCCGCTGACGCTCGCGGCCTAA
- a CDS encoding RNA-binding S4 domain-containing protein yields MTDAPTSARVDAWLWAVRVYKTRSAATTACRAGHVRVNGDRAKAAQPVRPGDELRVRVQGFDRILVVKKTIAKRVGAALVAESVDDRTPPPPPRESVPFVPVRDRGAGRPTKRDRRDIEKLRGRDGE; encoded by the coding sequence ATGACCGACGCCCCCACCAGCGCCCGCGTCGACGCGTGGCTGTGGGCGGTGCGCGTCTACAAGACCCGGTCGGCCGCAACGACCGCATGCCGCGCGGGTCACGTGCGCGTCAACGGCGACCGGGCCAAGGCGGCTCAGCCGGTGCGTCCGGGCGACGAGTTGCGGGTGCGCGTTCAGGGCTTCGACCGAATCCTGGTGGTGAAGAAGACCATCGCCAAGCGCGTAGGAGCAGCCCTCGTCGCTGAGTCGGTCGATGACCGCACTCCCCCACCGCCCCCGCGCGAGAGCGTGCCGTTCGTTCCCGTCCGCGACCGGGGAGCCGGTCGGCCGACCAAGCGTGATCGCCGCGACATCGAGAAGCTGCGCGGCCGAGACGGCGAGTGA
- a CDS encoding TetR/AcrR family transcriptional regulator — protein MARQVPYGSGRDLLVATTVGIVAEKGLRGMTFRAVADRAGVNNSLIAHHFGNRESLLAAALEWSVESSIDTTGLLDLATSSAFADGLLDSVAKRPELQAFQYEMILESRRNPRYQPYVSRLYTRYHEVVAASLKHHGVDDPSGALARSAFAALDGIVLQFMAGVDAELLRAALQRLWEGLLDTRDATAAAAAGGTSSR, from the coding sequence ATGGCTCGACAGGTTCCCTACGGCAGCGGCCGCGATCTTCTGGTGGCGACAACAGTGGGCATCGTCGCGGAGAAAGGCCTCCGCGGGATGACGTTTCGCGCTGTCGCCGACCGGGCTGGCGTCAACAACTCGCTGATCGCTCACCACTTCGGAAACAGAGAATCGTTGCTCGCAGCCGCACTGGAGTGGAGCGTCGAGAGCTCGATCGACACCACCGGCCTGCTCGATCTCGCCACAAGCAGCGCCTTCGCTGACGGCTTGCTCGACTCCGTCGCCAAACGGCCAGAGCTACAGGCCTTCCAATACGAGATGATTCTCGAATCGCGAAGAAATCCTCGGTACCAGCCCTACGTCAGCCGCCTCTATACCCGGTATCACGAGGTCGTCGCCGCGAGCCTGAAACATCACGGCGTCGATGATCCTTCAGGCGCACTCGCCAGATCCGCTTTCGCAGCTCTGGATGGAATCGTCCTCCAGTTCATGGCTGGGGTGGACGCAGAGCTATTGCGAGCGGCATTGCAGCGGCTGTGGGAGGGGTTGCTCGACACTAGGGACGCCACTGCTGCCGCGGCCGCAGGAGGGACCAGCAGTAGGTGA
- a CDS encoding NAD(P)/FAD-dependent oxidoreductase: MSDTDMARSYDTIVVGAGFAGLTAARELSRAGQSVLVLEARDRIGGRTWLDRRLGMELELGGTWVHWTQPHVWAELSRYGIGLAPSPVPENAYWWDGSSLVAGSADELLELLDEPNRVLTASSREVFPQPFRPLSTQVREVDSRSLADEIAALPISAERRALIESFWTLNFNGNIADAAFTQALRWVSLTNGDWKVNFEACATYKIAGGTRALAEAILQDTPADFVFGADVRDITQEQSSAVVTTVDGTEYSARDVILTVPLQTLTRIHFEPALPQPVSMAADHGQLGLGVKAWFTVEGEHRPFVALGGSDWPLNFFQSEYVRDGLTYVIGFGPDASALDPNDPEAVQRVLNRLVPDLRVTASVGHDWVGDKFSKETWPMHRTGYLSDSLPALQQPLGRIRLSGSDIADGWGGFIDGAIESGLKVAHAVLTASRLVSA; this comes from the coding sequence GTGAGCGACACCGATATGGCACGGTCATACGACACCATCGTGGTGGGGGCGGGTTTTGCAGGGCTCACGGCGGCCCGCGAGTTGTCCCGCGCCGGACAATCGGTGCTGGTCCTGGAAGCGCGGGATCGCATCGGAGGTCGCACGTGGCTCGATCGCCGGCTCGGGATGGAGTTGGAACTTGGCGGAACGTGGGTGCACTGGACACAGCCTCACGTCTGGGCCGAACTGAGCCGCTACGGCATCGGCCTCGCCCCCAGCCCCGTGCCAGAGAACGCCTACTGGTGGGACGGCTCCAGTCTTGTCGCGGGCTCGGCAGACGAGCTGCTCGAGTTGCTCGATGAGCCCAACCGGGTCCTCACCGCCAGTTCACGAGAAGTCTTCCCCCAGCCCTTTCGCCCCTTGAGCACACAGGTCCGGGAAGTCGACTCCCGGTCCCTAGCCGACGAGATCGCTGCACTACCGATCAGCGCGGAGCGACGCGCGCTCATCGAGTCCTTTTGGACGCTCAACTTCAATGGGAATATCGCCGATGCCGCATTCACACAGGCGCTGCGATGGGTGTCACTGACCAACGGCGACTGGAAGGTCAACTTCGAAGCGTGCGCGACATACAAGATCGCGGGAGGCACGCGCGCTCTCGCTGAGGCGATCCTCCAGGACACTCCTGCGGACTTCGTTTTCGGCGCCGACGTTCGTGACATCACCCAGGAACAGTCATCCGCTGTCGTGACAACGGTCGACGGGACGGAGTACTCGGCGCGAGATGTGATCCTCACGGTGCCGCTGCAGACGCTGACGCGTATCCACTTCGAGCCGGCTCTCCCCCAACCGGTGAGCATGGCAGCCGACCACGGCCAGCTCGGCCTCGGAGTCAAGGCGTGGTTCACCGTCGAGGGTGAGCATCGTCCGTTCGTCGCACTCGGCGGCTCGGACTGGCCGCTGAACTTCTTCCAGTCCGAGTACGTGCGAGACGGGCTCACCTATGTCATCGGGTTCGGCCCCGATGCCTCGGCCCTCGACCCCAATGACCCAGAGGCCGTTCAGCGGGTGCTGAACCGCCTCGTACCGGACCTGCGCGTCACCGCCAGTGTCGGCCACGACTGGGTCGGAGACAAATTCTCCAAAGAAACGTGGCCGATGCACCGAACCGGTTACCTCTCGGATTCTCTGCCGGCGCTGCAACAGCCGCTCGGGCGGATTCGGCTCTCCGGATCAGACATCGCCGATGGATGGGGCGGGTTCATCGACGGAGCGATCGAGAGCGGCTTGAAGGTGGCTCACGCGGTTCTCACGGCATCCCGCCTGGTGTCCGCCTGA